A portion of the Malania oleifera isolate guangnan ecotype guangnan chromosome 3, ASM2987363v1, whole genome shotgun sequence genome contains these proteins:
- the LOC131150261 gene encoding probable E3 ubiquitin-protein ligase RZFP34 → MAEVTINHHESAQYLELKSLQQMTNNNNEMELIESYAQQCNGECMDEEGLKDQIEVTGKELLEKGFMDYGCLHYRRRCQIRAPCCNEVFGCRHCHNEAKNNINVEKKHRHDIARHEVQQVICSLCGTEQEVRQVCINCGVCMGKYFCEICKLFDDDTSKKQFHCNGCGICRIGGRDNFFHCYKCGCCYSVLLKNRHPCVEGAMHHDCPVCFEYIFESRNDVTVLPCGHTIHTSCLKEMQEHFQYACPLCSRSVCDMSKVWEKFDMEIAATPMPEPYQNKMVWILCNDCGQSSEVQFHVVAHKCPNCKSYNTRKTRG, encoded by the exons ATGGCAGAAGTAACGATCAATCATCACGAATCAGCACAATATCTTGAGCTCAAAAGCTTGCAACAAATGACCAACAACAATAATGAAATGGAGCTGATTGAGTCATATGCTCAGCAGTGCAATGGAGAGTGCATGGATGAAGAGGGATTAAAGGATCAAATAGAAGTCACTGGAAAGGAGCTGCTAGAGAAAGGATTTATGGATTATGG TTGTCTGCATTATCGGCGGAGGTGCCAGATTAGAGCTCCATGTTGCAATGAAGTTTTTGGTTGTCGTCATTGTCACAATGAGGCTAAA AACAATATTAATGTTGAAAAGAAGCACAGGCATGATATCGCACGCCATGAAGTCCAGCAG GTGATATGTTCACTGTGTGGCACAGAACAAGAG GTTCGTCAAGTTTGCATCAACTGTGGTGTGTGTATGGGGAAATACTTCTGTGAGATTTGCAAGCTGTTCGATGATGAT ACATCGAAGAAACAGTTCCATTGCAATGGTTGTGGGATTTGCAG AATTGGAGGGCGAGATAATTTCTTCCACTGCTACAAATGCG GTTGCTGCTATTCTGTTCTGCTGAAGAATAGGCATCCCTGTGTTGAAGGAGCAATGCATCATGACTGTCCTGTTTGCTTTGAG TATATATTTGAGTCGAGAAATGACGTAACTGTACTGCCATGTGGACACACAATTCACACAAGCTGCTTGAAGGAGATGCAAGAACACTTTCA ATATGCTTGCCCTCTCTGCTCAAGATCAGTTTGCGATATGTCAAAAGTCTGGGAGAAATTTGACATGGAGATTGCGGCAACACCCATGCCAGAACCTTATCAGAACAAAATG GTTTGGATCCTCTGCAACGATTGCGGACAGTCATCGGAAGTGCAGTTTCATGTCGTGGCTCATAAGTGTCCCAATTGCAAGTCATACAACACGCGCAAAACAAGAGGCTGA